Proteins encoded together in one Hydrogenispora ethanolica window:
- a CDS encoding ABC transporter substrate-binding protein, whose protein sequence is MKKSLRIVFAILACCGIMAGTVFAKPAVTLKVMSTTYVEKPEGEAERAIAAEFMKKNPDIKIEFMGVPMNDVYTKITSLAIGGELPDIFTNTPEFISTAYDMGITEDLTGLLGKKYIAGFYPSNVEQASVNNKLQFVPWFTTPMGLLYRGDWFKQEKLTSLETWDDFLKAAKKMTKDTNGDGKVDRWGFAMMGSRNGSGANRFIHILRTFGARELYKDANGKWATELDSAEAKEAFRFFAELYTKQGVVPPGPTEVSYAEGISLMASEKTGMMITGPHTIGAILAQNPKLKGKLYSVPLPMKKKHVSTLGLYGFSIAKTSKNKQAAAKYLKFLVETKNALTWNAVTGRMPTRIEAGKKRQITGPVYAGFVKALNYVETIPTVPFYSEIFDITGEAYQSLLTNASDVDAALKKAADRTRAAIQRAAN, encoded by the coding sequence ATGAAAAAAAGTTTGCGAATCGTCTTTGCAATTTTGGCCTGCTGCGGAATCATGGCGGGAACCGTCTTTGCCAAACCCGCGGTAACTCTGAAGGTCATGTCCACCACTTATGTGGAGAAACCGGAAGGCGAAGCGGAACGGGCTATTGCTGCCGAGTTTATGAAGAAAAATCCGGACATCAAGATCGAATTCATGGGCGTTCCCATGAACGACGTCTATACCAAAATAACCAGCCTGGCCATTGGGGGCGAACTGCCGGATATTTTCACCAACACCCCGGAATTCATCTCTACCGCTTATGACATGGGCATCACCGAAGACCTCACCGGACTGCTGGGCAAGAAATACATCGCCGGCTTCTATCCGAGCAATGTCGAGCAGGCGAGCGTGAACAACAAACTGCAATTCGTCCCCTGGTTCACCACGCCGATGGGCCTGCTTTACCGGGGCGACTGGTTCAAGCAAGAGAAGCTGACTTCCCTGGAGACCTGGGATGATTTTCTCAAAGCTGCCAAGAAGATGACCAAAGATACCAACGGCGACGGCAAAGTGGACCGCTGGGGCTTTGCGATGATGGGCTCGCGCAATGGTTCCGGCGCCAACCGTTTCATCCATATCCTGCGAACCTTCGGTGCCCGCGAGCTTTATAAGGACGCCAACGGCAAATGGGCTACCGAGCTGGATTCGGCGGAGGCCAAGGAAGCCTTCCGCTTCTTCGCCGAACTCTATACCAAACAAGGGGTGGTGCCCCCCGGCCCGACCGAGGTCAGCTACGCCGAAGGTATCAGCCTGATGGCCAGCGAAAAGACGGGAATGATGATCACCGGCCCGCATACCATCGGAGCGATTCTGGCCCAGAATCCAAAACTAAAAGGCAAATTATACAGCGTGCCCTTGCCGATGAAGAAGAAACACGTCTCAACCCTGGGACTGTATGGGTTCTCCATCGCCAAAACCAGCAAGAACAAGCAAGCGGCGGCCAAGTATCTGAAATTCCTGGTAGAAACCAAGAATGCCTTGACTTGGAACGCGGTCACCGGCCGGATGCCCACCCGGATAGAAGCCGGGAAAAAACGGCAGATCACCGGACCGGTTTATGCCGGATTTGTGAAAGCGCTGAATTATGTCGAGACCATTCCCACCGTTCCCTTTTATTCGGAAATATTTGATATCACCGGCGAAGCCTATCAGTCGCTCCTGACCAATGCTTCCGATGTGGACGCCGCATTGAAGAAAGCGGCCGATCGGACCCGGGCCGCCATTCAGCGGGCAGCCAACTGA
- a CDS encoding IclR family transcriptional regulator translates to MAHSSKANTSGTVQKALRALQIISDHCRDSGRYGLNLKEIAEAAGFDPATTYRYLQSLEEYGLIQKDDKNRYKLGLKIVELYHVFDNSNELRQIAYDHMVVLSKETQETVFLGVLDGLEVSYIERVDSPLPVRPFTQIGGRNRLYSTGLGKALLAFAEPDVQAAVLGGELERMTETTITDPEKLAIEMRKTVERGFSIDNMENEEQIRCVGAPIHNSAGKLCGALSISGPGFRVSIDRLLTDLGPKVKATAEQISKAMGYRQV, encoded by the coding sequence ATGGCTCATTCTTCTAAAGCGAATACTTCGGGTACGGTCCAGAAAGCGTTAAGAGCCTTGCAAATTATTTCTGACCATTGTCGGGATTCCGGGCGATATGGTTTGAATTTGAAAGAGATCGCCGAGGCGGCAGGGTTTGATCCTGCAACGACCTATCGCTATTTACAGTCATTGGAAGAGTACGGCTTGATTCAGAAGGATGACAAAAATCGTTATAAATTGGGTCTGAAAATCGTGGAACTTTACCATGTTTTCGATAATTCCAATGAACTGCGTCAGATCGCGTATGACCATATGGTGGTTTTATCCAAGGAGACCCAAGAAACCGTATTCCTTGGAGTTTTAGACGGGCTGGAGGTCTCGTATATCGAGCGAGTGGACAGCCCGTTGCCGGTCCGGCCGTTTACTCAGATTGGAGGTCGGAATCGGCTGTATAGTACCGGTTTGGGCAAGGCGTTGCTGGCTTTTGCAGAGCCAGATGTCCAAGCTGCAGTATTAGGAGGCGAGCTTGAGAGGATGACCGAAACAACCATTACCGATCCGGAAAAATTGGCTATCGAGATGCGCAAAACCGTGGAGCGGGGCTTCTCCATCGATAATATGGAGAATGAGGAACAGATCCGTTGCGTCGGAGCGCCCATTCACAACAGCGCCGGAAAACTTTGCGGCGCTCTAAGCATATCGGGACCGGGATTCCGGGTAAGCATTGACCGATTGCTAACTGATCTAGGCCCTAAGGTCAAAGCGACAGCCGAGCAGATATCAAAAGCCATGGGCTACCGGCAAGTTTAA
- a CDS encoding LysM peptidoglycan-binding domain-containing protein, with protein MENEFINEAADEIYIEQDLILEAADTLESLAEDYGTSVEEILEVNPEIDQRNVLPTQLRIPVRIRSCPGGTLYTVRRGDTLFRLAREFNVSANRIQQANPNINFRFLRPGTVLCIPGRRGGGVGPTGVRIYTIQGGDSLYSIARRFNTSVATILQLNPGLNPDRLYVGQRIRVPA; from the coding sequence ATGGAGAATGAGTTCATCAATGAAGCGGCGGATGAAATTTATATAGAACAGGATTTAATACTCGAAGCAGCGGATACTCTGGAGAGTCTGGCCGAGGATTATGGCACCTCGGTCGAGGAGATCCTTGAGGTCAATCCGGAGATTGATCAAAGAAACGTTCTTCCGACGCAATTGCGAATTCCGGTCCGGATTCGGTCCTGTCCTGGCGGTACGCTTTACACCGTGAGAAGAGGCGATACCTTGTTTCGTCTGGCCAGGGAGTTTAACGTTTCCGCCAATCGGATTCAGCAAGCCAATCCCAATATTAATTTCCGTTTCTTGCGGCCTGGCACGGTTCTTTGCATTCCCGGCAGAAGAGGCGGCGGAGTGGGTCCCACCGGAGTAAGAATCTATACCATCCAAGGCGGAGATTCCCTTTACAGCATTGCACGGCGGTTTAACACCTCGGTGGCGACGATATTGCAGCTAAATCCCGGACTCAATCCCGATCGCTTGTATGTTGGCCAACGGATCCGGGTGCCGGCTTGA
- a CDS encoding YncE family protein, which translates to MKKRIIILFWAAVILACWGCGQILAHSGERIFLLGQNKQAEVIDTHGRKLRSLALDEAPRAVITNRQGEKLFFCSGKNRWSLAMLRPDQAAYQKELQFATLLTAWTMNKDRSCFWAITRTKDCAGQAVLVKVDLENLEYQQIELDSPAVCLALNPAEDRLVVATLGKEPNSSNLCVYNPDSLQAIQTIAIAKNPAALYFAQDNRTLLATSRGYNQYLAHSAPKGLSYRETAVPAGISYIDLDTVRVKAVIRLGDLSADYLRIDDRLYAITAEQDRGKVVALDDSGIAAEYPVAFIPRQIAVDPVNQVLYIAGLKNVAVFENGSARPLAQLAFERRIEQVIPLPESHSALLYHPTIRGSLTELKLNDHDYQRGESMPLGRGYMAAWKLLGYASSMYAARDGGTALLGALLATPGMMVRGGEMVMVTPKQKLYLYNRFTQDVAVVDTVKMRVVRRISCALAGRNCRLFGTPNEKYVIIAGAHQWRLLNTESERVELNLRLNWLGLGKPATPYFYHASSGDQLILAGGKNIFFIDLEKGRIIRRIPSATRDAVIGR; encoded by the coding sequence ATGAAGAAACGAATCATCATCCTGTTTTGGGCCGCTGTTATACTGGCGTGCTGGGGATGTGGCCAGATTTTGGCCCATTCCGGGGAGCGGATTTTTCTATTGGGCCAGAATAAGCAGGCGGAAGTGATTGACACGCACGGGCGGAAACTGAGGTCTTTGGCGCTGGATGAAGCGCCGCGAGCCGTTATTACCAATCGCCAGGGCGAGAAGCTTTTTTTCTGCAGCGGGAAGAATCGCTGGTCTTTGGCTATGTTACGTCCGGATCAAGCCGCTTACCAAAAAGAATTGCAATTTGCCACGCTTTTAACCGCTTGGACGATGAATAAAGATCGCAGCTGTTTTTGGGCGATAACCAGGACCAAAGACTGTGCCGGCCAAGCTGTCCTGGTAAAAGTCGATCTGGAGAATTTGGAATATCAGCAAATCGAGCTGGATTCCCCTGCCGTATGCCTCGCACTGAATCCGGCCGAAGACCGGTTGGTCGTCGCCACCTTGGGAAAGGAGCCGAACTCCTCCAATCTTTGCGTTTATAACCCCGATTCATTACAGGCCATCCAAACCATCGCGATTGCGAAGAATCCGGCAGCACTCTATTTTGCGCAAGACAACCGGACTCTTCTGGCAACCAGCCGCGGTTACAACCAATACTTGGCGCACTCGGCCCCGAAAGGACTATCGTATCGGGAGACCGCGGTACCCGCCGGGATCAGTTACATTGACCTGGATACAGTCCGGGTGAAAGCCGTCATCCGGTTGGGCGACTTAAGCGCGGATTATCTCCGCATCGATGACCGGCTCTATGCGATCACGGCAGAGCAAGACCGGGGCAAGGTGGTGGCATTGGATGATTCGGGCATCGCCGCGGAATATCCGGTGGCTTTTATTCCCCGCCAAATCGCGGTCGATCCGGTAAATCAAGTACTTTATATCGCCGGCCTCAAAAATGTAGCGGTTTTTGAGAACGGCAGCGCCCGTCCGTTGGCCCAGTTAGCGTTCGAGCGGCGCATCGAACAAGTGATTCCTCTGCCAGAATCCCATTCCGCATTGCTTTACCATCCAACCATCCGGGGCAGTTTGACCGAGCTGAAGCTTAATGATCACGATTATCAGCGTGGAGAGTCAATGCCCCTGGGACGAGGGTACATGGCCGCCTGGAAGTTGCTGGGCTATGCGTCAAGTATGTATGCCGCTAGGGACGGCGGAACGGCGCTGCTGGGAGCGTTGCTGGCGACACCGGGGATGATGGTCCGGGGCGGCGAGATGGTGATGGTTACGCCAAAGCAAAAATTGTACCTTTACAACCGTTTCACGCAGGATGTCGCAGTAGTCGATACTGTAAAAATGCGGGTCGTCCGGAGAATTAGTTGTGCCTTGGCCGGAAGAAACTGTCGCCTTTTTGGTACCCCCAATGAAAAATACGTAATCATTGCGGGCGCCCATCAATGGCGGTTACTGAATACGGAGTCCGAGCGGGTTGAACTGAATCTGCGACTGAACTGGTTGGGCCTTGGTAAACCGGCGACACCTTACTTTTATCATGCATCATCGGGTGACCAGTTGATCCTCGCCGGCGGGAAAAACATATTCTTTATCGATTTGGAAAAGGGCCGGATCATCCGCCGGATTCCTTCGGCGACCCGCGACGCGGTGATTGGGCGGTAA
- the fucU gene encoding L-fucose mutarotase, whose protein sequence is MLKGIPKIISPELLKILMEMGHGDELVIGDGNFPAASCARRLVRADGHGVPELLDAILKLFPLDPYVPAPVGLMAVVPGDTVQPVIWEEYRRIVERYDPKAAEPEFIERFAFYERAKQAYAIVATGEAALYANIILKKGVVVES, encoded by the coding sequence ATGTTGAAAGGGATACCCAAAATCATTTCGCCGGAATTATTAAAGATCCTGATGGAGATGGGCCATGGCGACGAGCTGGTCATCGGCGACGGTAATTTTCCGGCGGCCAGTTGCGCCCGGCGGCTGGTGCGCGCCGACGGGCACGGCGTTCCCGAGTTGCTGGACGCCATCTTGAAGCTTTTCCCGCTCGACCCGTACGTGCCCGCTCCCGTCGGGCTGATGGCGGTGGTGCCCGGCGATACGGTCCAGCCGGTCATCTGGGAGGAGTACCGCCGCATTGTGGAGCGCTATGATCCGAAGGCCGCTGAACCGGAATTTATCGAGCGCTTCGCTTTCTACGAGCGGGCCAAACAAGCCTATGCCATTGTGGCCACCGGTGAAGCGGCGCTCTATGCCAATATCATTCTGAAGAAAGGCGTCGTGGTGGAATCATAG
- a CDS encoding aldo/keto reductase, which produces MPNSNDHSFIAPDGVDPRQVPKRTLYTGAQIPAVGLGTFGSDRFSGEQIAAAVRGAIAVGYRHIDCAAVYGNEQLIGPALRDAMQAGIPREELWITSKVWNDMHGEGDVLLSCARTLKDLKLEYLDLYLVHWPFPNYHAPGVSVDSRDPHARPYIHEEFMETWRQMERLVDLGLVRHIGTSNMTIPKLKLLLRDARIKPACNEMELHPHFQQPEFFKFVVDNGIVPIGFCPIGSPTRPDRDKTETDTVDIQDPVIVKIAQRLGVHPAVVCVKWAAQRGQVPIPFSIHRQEYLVNLQCTVGDRLTEEEMREIAAIDRNCRLIKGQVFLWEGAKDWQDLWDEDGVIAG; this is translated from the coding sequence ATGCCAAACTCAAATGATCATTCATTCATCGCCCCGGACGGAGTCGATCCGCGGCAGGTCCCCAAACGGACTTTGTACACCGGTGCTCAGATTCCGGCAGTCGGATTGGGTACTTTCGGATCGGACCGTTTCAGTGGGGAGCAGATTGCGGCGGCGGTCCGGGGCGCGATCGCCGTCGGCTACCGCCACATTGACTGCGCCGCCGTATACGGCAACGAGCAGCTGATCGGCCCGGCCTTGCGGGATGCGATGCAAGCGGGGATCCCCAGGGAAGAGCTGTGGATCACATCCAAAGTCTGGAATGACATGCATGGCGAAGGCGATGTCCTGCTCTCTTGCGCCAGGACATTGAAAGACCTGAAGCTGGAATATCTGGACCTGTATCTGGTCCATTGGCCTTTCCCGAATTACCATGCGCCCGGGGTGAGTGTCGATTCGCGCGATCCCCACGCCCGGCCTTACATTCATGAGGAGTTCATGGAAACCTGGCGCCAGATGGAACGGCTGGTCGACCTGGGTCTGGTGCGGCATATCGGCACCTCCAATATGACCATCCCGAAGCTGAAGTTGTTGCTGCGGGATGCCCGGATCAAGCCGGCCTGCAATGAGATGGAGCTGCATCCCCATTTCCAACAGCCGGAGTTCTTCAAGTTTGTGGTCGATAACGGAATCGTGCCGATCGGCTTCTGCCCGATCGGTTCACCGACCCGCCCCGATCGGGATAAGACCGAGACCGACACCGTGGACATTCAGGATCCGGTTATCGTTAAGATCGCCCAACGCTTGGGGGTTCATCCGGCGGTGGTCTGTGTCAAATGGGCGGCTCAACGCGGTCAAGTGCCAATCCCCTTCTCCATTCACCGCCAGGAGTATCTGGTGAACCTCCAATGTACGGTAGGCGATCGGCTGACAGAGGAAGAAATGAGGGAGATCGCGGCGATCGACCGGAATTGCCGTTTGATTAAAGGCCAGGTTTTCCTGTGGGAGGGAGCCAAGGACTGGCAGGATCTCTGGGATGAGGACGGCGTGATTGCCGGTTGA
- a CDS encoding 1-phosphofructokinase family hexose kinase, which produces MNKPILAITLNPAIDKVYAVDDFAIGGVFRPRAMTATAGGKGLNVARVAHLLGEPVAAGGFIGGGNGRFIAEQVRESGIATAFVPIRGESRICINITDRNSVSTEVLEPGPQIRAKECDRFIAAYRRLLVNCAVVTASGSLPQGVPADFYRTLIGVAHVQKIRFLLDSSGEALARGMEGAPYLIKPNQEEAEKLLGMELTTVEAQAGAIVKFRAQGIELPCITLGKNGCMAGLADGVYHFYGPALEVVNSVGSGDSFIAGCAVGIARQQGLVETIKLGMAAGMANTQFFQTGMVSLELVEQLYGQIRFERVRSY; this is translated from the coding sequence ATGAACAAGCCGATTTTAGCCATCACCTTAAATCCGGCCATCGACAAGGTCTACGCGGTCGATGATTTCGCCATCGGCGGGGTCTTCCGGCCCCGTGCCATGACGGCGACAGCCGGCGGCAAAGGGTTGAACGTGGCCCGGGTTGCCCATCTTCTGGGCGAGCCGGTGGCGGCCGGCGGTTTCATCGGCGGCGGCAATGGCCGGTTCATCGCCGAGCAAGTGCGGGAGAGCGGCATCGCGACGGCGTTCGTTCCGATCCGGGGCGAATCGCGGATCTGTATCAACATCACCGACCGCAACAGCGTCTCCACCGAGGTCCTGGAGCCGGGACCGCAGATCCGAGCCAAGGAGTGCGACCGTTTCATCGCGGCTTACCGGCGGCTGCTGGTTAATTGCGCGGTGGTGACCGCTTCGGGGAGTCTGCCGCAGGGAGTGCCGGCCGACTTTTACCGCACCCTGATCGGGGTCGCTCACGTTCAAAAGATCCGGTTTCTTCTGGATAGCAGCGGTGAGGCTTTGGCGCGCGGCATGGAGGGAGCGCCGTACCTGATCAAGCCGAATCAGGAAGAGGCGGAGAAGCTGCTGGGAATGGAGTTGACGACCGTCGAGGCGCAAGCCGGGGCGATTGTGAAATTCCGGGCCCAAGGCATTGAGCTGCCCTGCATCACGCTGGGCAAGAACGGTTGCATGGCCGGTTTGGCCGATGGGGTTTATCACTTTTACGGACCCGCGCTGGAAGTGGTCAACAGCGTGGGGTCGGGCGATTCGTTCATCGCCGGTTGCGCGGTCGGCATAGCCCGCCAGCAGGGACTCGTCGAAACCATCAAGCTGGGGATGGCGGCCGGGATGGCCAATACCCAATTCTTCCAGACCGGGATGGTCTCTTTGGAACTGGTGGAGCAATTGTACGGGCAGATCCGTTTTGAGCGGGTTCGCAGTTATTGA
- a CDS encoding class II fructose-bisphosphate aldolase: MALVNPLAMIEAARRKGAAVAAFNVHNLETVQAVVEAAAAERAPVMLQTTPGTLKHAGIPYIAAIAKVAAELHRIPVALHVDHCGSFGTIVQCIQYGYTSVMIDGSHYPYPENVALVQRVVEIAKAAGVAVEAELGRIGGTEDQVTVAEREATFTVPEEARDFAAATGINTLAIAIGTAHGEYHGEPRIDFERLTAIRSLVDIPLVLHGASGVPDESVRQAIRRGIAKVNIATELKIPMAQAIQASFAQNPRENDPRNYLGAAKEAVKRVVREKIRLCGASGLADELR, encoded by the coding sequence ATGGCGTTAGTCAATCCGCTGGCGATGATCGAGGCGGCCCGGCGCAAAGGAGCGGCGGTTGCCGCATTTAACGTTCATAATCTGGAGACGGTTCAAGCGGTGGTGGAAGCCGCCGCGGCGGAGCGGGCGCCGGTGATGCTTCAAACCACTCCCGGGACGCTGAAGCATGCCGGAATTCCCTATATTGCGGCGATCGCGAAGGTTGCGGCCGAGCTACACCGGATTCCCGTCGCCTTGCACGTCGATCATTGCGGCTCTTTCGGAACGATCGTCCAGTGCATCCAATATGGCTATACGTCGGTAATGATCGACGGTTCCCACTATCCCTACCCGGAGAACGTGGCGCTGGTTCAGCGGGTGGTGGAGATCGCCAAGGCGGCCGGGGTGGCGGTGGAGGCCGAATTGGGCAGGATCGGCGGCACCGAGGATCAGGTGACCGTGGCGGAACGGGAAGCCACCTTCACCGTGCCCGAGGAAGCCCGGGACTTCGCCGCCGCCACCGGCATTAACACCTTGGCGATCGCCATCGGCACCGCCCATGGCGAGTACCACGGCGAGCCCCGGATCGATTTTGAACGGTTGACGGCGATCCGTTCCCTGGTGGATATTCCGTTGGTGCTGCACGGCGCTTCCGGAGTCCCCGATGAGAGCGTCCGCCAAGCGATCCGGCGGGGAATCGCCAAGGTCAACATCGCCACCGAACTGAAGATCCCGATGGCCCAGGCCATTCAAGCGAGCTTCGCCCAAAATCCCCGCGAGAACGACCCCCGGAACTACTTGGGGGCGGCCAAGGAAGCCGTTAAACGGGTCGTTCGCGAGAAGATCCGGCTCTGCGGCGCCAGCGGATTGGCGGATGAGCTCCGATGA
- a CDS encoding galactitol-1-phosphate 5-dehydrogenase, with protein MKAAVLYGQRDIQYTEVETPRPGAGELLVRMRATGVCGSDLPRVLGTGAHFYPIILGHEFSGEVVETGGQVTGVAVGDRIAGAPLVPCFHCDDCWNGNYSQCKNYTFIGSRIPGSWAEYVKLPARNAVKLPEGVSYEQGALFEPTTVALHGLFVMDFRGGADVAVIGAGTIGLLALQCARILGARRIFAFDIEERRLELAKEYGADVCIHTGAAEFREAAREATHGRGFPMVIETGGVEFTEKLSLELAGNKGAVMFIGTPSKSISLAPREFEHINRKELTVRGSWMSYSAPFPGREWELAGVYFQEGKLRHRELIDRIVPLAEIGEAFKDLAIPGKVSGKILLRG; from the coding sequence ATGAAAGCGGCCGTTCTTTACGGACAGCGGGATATTCAATACACCGAGGTGGAGACGCCCCGGCCCGGGGCTGGCGAGCTATTGGTCAGGATGCGGGCCACCGGGGTCTGCGGCTCGGATCTGCCACGGGTGCTGGGGACCGGCGCTCATTTTTACCCGATTATTCTGGGGCATGAGTTCTCCGGCGAAGTGGTGGAGACCGGCGGGCAGGTCACCGGAGTGGCGGTGGGCGACCGGATCGCCGGGGCGCCGCTGGTTCCCTGTTTTCATTGTGACGATTGCTGGAACGGGAACTATTCGCAATGCAAAAACTATACTTTTATCGGTTCCCGGATCCCCGGCAGCTGGGCCGAGTATGTCAAACTACCGGCCCGTAACGCGGTGAAGCTGCCGGAGGGAGTCAGCTATGAACAAGGAGCGCTGTTTGAACCGACTACCGTGGCCCTGCACGGATTGTTCGTGATGGACTTCCGGGGCGGCGCCGATGTCGCGGTGATCGGGGCGGGAACCATCGGCCTGTTGGCGTTGCAATGCGCCCGGATCCTGGGCGCCCGGCGGATTTTCGCGTTCGATATCGAGGAACGCCGGTTGGAATTGGCCAAGGAATACGGCGCCGACGTTTGCATCCATACCGGCGCCGCCGAGTTTCGGGAGGCGGCCCGGGAAGCGACCCATGGCCGGGGTTTTCCGATGGTCATCGAGACCGGCGGGGTCGAATTCACCGAGAAGCTCAGTCTGGAACTGGCCGGGAACAAAGGCGCGGTGATGTTCATCGGCACGCCGTCGAAGTCCATCAGCCTGGCGCCCCGGGAGTTCGAGCATATCAACCGCAAGGAACTGACGGTCCGGGGTTCCTGGATGTCGTATTCGGCGCCCTTCCCGGGACGCGAATGGGAACTGGCCGGCGTCTATTTTCAAGAGGGCAAGCTGCGCCATAGGGAGTTGATTGACCGGATCGTTCCCCTGGCGGAGATCGGAGAGGCGTTTAAGGATTTGGCTATCCCGGGCAAAGTCTCCGGGAAAATATTATTAAGGGGGTAG